Proteins encoded in a region of the Candidozyma auris chromosome 7, complete sequence genome:
- a CDS encoding ribonuclease P/MRP protein subunit POP7 yields the protein MGTKIVKHNPDTKLRSKTALDTTFLVKGSTPFVSAVKRIDRMLEKFDTNGTGYRKYQSGEYKKVRFLTIKGMGKAIDTVVSLGLHYKHKKQYKVDVKTGTVEVLDELRKPSEYSTKESDDEESEFKKRSASYVDVKIWLKRNT from the coding sequence ATGGGCACCAAAATTGTGAAACACAACCCAGACACAAAACTTCGAAGCAAAACTGCGCTTGACACGACCTTCCTTGTGAAAGGATCTACTCCGTTTGTTTCTGCTGTCAAGAGAATTGACAGAATGCTTGAAAAATTCGACACCAATGGAACCGGTTATCGAAAGTATCAGCTGGGAGAGTACAAAAAGGTGAGGTTTCTCACCATAAAGGGAATGGGTAAAGCTATAGATACGGTGGTGTCTTTGGGTCTTCACtacaagcacaagaagcAGTACAAAGTGGACGTGAAAACAGGAACCGTGGAGGTGCTAGATGAGCTCAGGAAACCGCTGGAATACTCGACCAAAGAGagtgatgacgaggagtcagagttcaagaaaagaagtgCAAGCTATGTAGATGTGAAAATCTGgctcaaaagaaacacaTGA
- a CDS encoding ubiquitin-ubiquitin ligase HUL5, producing the protein MLNFTGTTKKRTVNLGERRAVPRGKNFLEQTKLQRQQRDEQRARERSATLIQRYVRRWLELHAVSEALVEGWKSDGDWNKYAFQLELFSRYCSKSGDLESVVRWFVEGQNGQLSQRAALAVYKSINRLLGKSSTGAALSECLYALLRQYGAPAEPHSAFSGIISKLQAVDSDLATKCIFMINSADPEGQFLVFLASYRPEGPDSDLAQVCASAIHSSDQRKIMSLSNEQKVSLLVNTLTLQGNQVASSSAYLVHAKILSTMSTITLSTELPDEDEEESHQKCTFVSQKDMDTVLRLFTSQYVSIVMNSLVSMHVGADGASMALQTIATMMHLIQPPTKLCMLITITPGSHTRFFQELKSSPIFDFFVSAEASRDYLSADYIESNRQLLDNSVFWNMLYTFQEIMSYWLFVSNDTESFNEDKISRDDASQLATFLKVLSLTLIFNTNRLEQAKIFGDHNKLKSSSLALLNSLYFKNLRIKFLSKSFWKLKHLNFDIDSMIALVLDDQTFTSHDNDDNDSDHAAVGHVKSKRTNDAIAKLEVLDKASYFVDFKDRVKVFQSLIEENRQSENPYSFFMDNPPSRFEADISRNAVLEDAFKNFFPLGHKFKEKISVTFHSEHGPEAGIDGGGITKELLTSVAMEGFNPHSKHALFKETPSHNELYPNDDIYMSVHQRIDLKRQQERLLYIQFLGMVIGKCFYENVLVDIEFAPFFLTKWTSAHSASRSSVNDLQYLDVDLYSNLMKLLEMNDKEIRALDLNFTINEVVDGKVVKFDLQPPHGESVSVTSTNRLNYIHEVANFKLNQCLYLPSRHFLEGLHKIIDRKWLNMFDPFELQKLISGGESNVNIEDWKNNVSYGGYFDDDITIRLFWEVVEEMSPKERCRLIKFVTSVSKAPLLGFGSLTPKFGIRNSGKYPDRLPTASTCVNLLKLPDYQDKELIRQKLLYAINVDSGFDLS; encoded by the coding sequence atgCTTAACTTCACTGgcacaacaaaaaagagaacGGTCAACTTGGGCGAAAGGCGTGCTGTGCCTCGAGGGAAGAACTTCCTCGAGCAGACAAAATTACAGAGACAGCAGAGGGACGAGCAGCGTGCTCGAGAACGCAGTGCTACTTTAATTCAGCGATACGTGCGTAGATGGTTGGAGTTGCACGCTGTCCTGGAGGCGCTAGTGGAGGGTTGGAAAAGTGATGGCGATTGGAACAAATACGCCTTTCagcttgagctcttttCCAGGTACTGCTCGAAGTCTGGTGATTTGGAGAGTGTTGTTCGGTGGTTTGTGGAGGGTCAGAATGGACAGCTTTCACAAAGAGCAGCGTTGGCTGTGTACAAGCTGATCAACAGGCTACTAGGGAAGTCTTCCACTGGAGCTGCTCTCAGCGAATGCCTATATGCTTTGCTAAGGCAATATGGGGCACCGGCAGAACCGCATAGCGCGTTCAGCGGGATCATTCTGAAACTACAGGCGGTGGACAGTGACTTGGCGACGAAATGTATCTTCATGATCAACTCTGCAGATCCTGAGGGCCAATTTCTCGTTTTTCTTGCGTCGTATCGTCCCGAGGGACCCGATCTGGATCTTGCACAAGTATGTGCCTCGGCGATTCACTCTAGCGATCAACGCAAAATCATGTCGCTTTCGAATGAGCAAAAGGTCTCGCTTCTCGTAAACACATTGACTCTTCAGGGAAATCAAGTGGCGCTGCTGAGTGCATACCTTGTTCACGCAAAGATTCTATCCACAATGTCTACGATTACCTTGTCCACAGAACTTCctgatgaggatgaggaagaaagcCATCAAAAGTGCACCTTTGTCTCTCAAAAGGATATGGACACTGTACTTAGACTCTTTACTTCCCAGTATGTTTCTATAGTGATGAATCTGTTGGTTAGTATGCATGTGGGCGCTGACGGCGCCAGTATGGCGTTACAAACAATTGCTACCATGATGCACCTAATTCAGCCACCAACAAAACTCTGCATGCTCATCACAATTACACCAGGCTCACATACCAGGTTCTTTCAAGAGCTAAAGAGCAGCCCTATCTTCGATTTTTTCGTCTCTGCTGAAGCCTCGAGAGACTACCTACTGGCTGATTACATTGAGCTGAACCGCCAGTTACTAGATAACAGTGTTTTTTGGAATATGCTTTACACTTTTCAGGAGATCATGTCGTATTGGTTGTTTGTAAGCAACGATACTGAAAGCTTCAACGAAGATAAGATATCTCGAGATGATGCTAGTCAGCTTGCAACTTTCTTGAAGGTCTTATCCCTTACACTCATCTTTAACACCAACAGGCTAGAGCAAGCGAAGATCTTCGGTGATCacaacaaattgaagtcGTCTTCCTTGGCATTGCTCAATCTGttgtacttcaagaacttgaggATCAAGTTCCTTCTGAAATCTTTCTGGAAGCTCAAGCACCTCAACTTCGACATTGATAGCATGATTGCGCTTGTGTTGGACGATCAAACGTTTACATCTCACGACAACGACGATAACGATTCAGATCATGCAGCAGTTGGTCATGTGAAGTCCAAGCGGACAAACGATGCAAttgcaaagcttgaagTCTTAGATAAGGCATCATATTTCGTGGACTTCAAGGACCGTGTCAAAGTATTCCAAAGCTTGATAGAAGAAAATCGTCAGTCGGAGAATCCGtacagcttcttcatggaTAATCCTCCGCTGCGCTTTGAAGCAGACATCTCAAGAAATGCTGTCCTTGAGGAtgctttcaagaatttcTTTCCTTTAGGACACAagttcaaagagaaaatttcCGTCACTTTTCATAGTGAGCATGGCCCTGAAGCCGGAATCGATGGGGGTGGCATCACTAAAGAACTTTTGACGTCTGTTGCTATGGAAGGCTTCAATCCACATCTGAAACATGCATTATTCAAGGAAACTCCGTCACATAATGAGTTGTATCCAAATGATGATATATACATGAGCGTTCATCAGCGGATCGACTTGAAGAGGCAGCAGGAGAGACTTCTATATATTCAGTTTCTCGGCATGGTAATCGGTAAATGCTTTTACGAGAACGTCTTGGTGGACATCGAGTTTGCTCCGTTCTTTCTTACTAAATGGACTAGTGCTCACAGTGCATCCCGGAGTTCAGTGAACGACCTTCAGTACTTGGATGTTGATTTGTACAGCAACCTCATGAAGTTGCTAGAGATGAACGACAAGGAGATCAGAGCTCTCGATTTAAATTTTACCATCAACGAAGTGGTCGATGGCAAAGTTGTGAAGTTTGATCTCCAGCCACCTCATGGAGAGTCTGTGAGTGTCACTTCGACCAATCGACTCAATTACATCCACGAGGttgccaacttcaagttgaaccAATGTCTCTATTTGCCTTCGAGACATTTTCTTGAAGGCTTGCACAAGATCATCGACCGAAAATGGCTCAATATGTTTGATCCTTTCGAATTGCAGAAATTGATTAGCGGAGGTGAGAGCAATGTGAATATCGAAGATTGGAAGAACAATGTGAGCTATGGTGGATACTTTGACGATGATATCACCATCAGGTTGTTCTgggaagttgttgaagagatgaGCCCCAAAGAGCGGTGCCGACTTATCAAATTTGTCACTTCGGTCTCTAAAGCACCCCTTCTTGGTTTTGGATCTCTCACGCCAAAGTTTGGTATTCGCAACAGCGGCAAGTACCCAGACAGATTGCCCACGGCGTCGACATGCGTAAACCTTCTCAAGCTTCCCGATTACCAAGACAAAGAGCTCATTCgacaaaagcttctctaCGCCATCAACGTCGATTCCGGTTTTGATTTGTCCTAA
- the ZCF21 gene encoding Zcf21p, translating into MDVFNSALRNPLPPARKEADKSPKTRKRENGSEIPKSTPSNGSSPGNSNSENGSTSSQTNQSNAGETSHSDEEDPYRKRKTSRRKHRNSHLGCGTCKKRRIKCDENLPQCFNCVKGKLHCAYLNLDAPARNALRLAQYNQNLRQDNVKDKKDENGSNGNTNNNTSNNNNNNNKNSKEPITHILSGHLPHHPVAAVAGAPPVEHVQAYMPYQIVTQPSSDPQAPPTAVPVPHQAPPGTTATILQSPYGPLLSFQPVGAVAYSPVPVQIMAPQVPVMYEDPSLMPPMQAAPHPPPPPPPPPAAAPPAPATTSPLNPLPSRGTASMTNSPPTKNSSYTDLSRANMAPTSLPSSLPSVSIAGGAAETVPPPQLPQLVVSDPAHYSSMSSANGSPANGYAPAIKQEHEPVKLPSIQTQPPKSTTHSTVASAGN; encoded by the coding sequence ATGGATGTGTTCAACCTGGCGTTGCGAAACCCGTTGCCTCCAGCACGAAAAGAGGCCGATAAGAGCCCCAAAACACGGAAAAGGGAAAACGGGAGCGAAATCCCCAAGTCGACCCCTTCCAACGGCTCGTCTCCAGGAAACAGCAACAGTGAAAACGGCAGCACCTCCAGTCAAACCAACCAGAGCAACGCTGGCGAAACGTCCCACtctgacgaggaagacCCCTACCGCAAGCGCAAGACGTCCAGAAGAAAACACAGAAACTCCCACTTGGGATGTGGCActtgcaagaagagaagaatcaaGTGTGACGAGAACCTCCCGCAGTGCTTCAACTGCGTCAAGGGGAAGTTGCACTGTGCTTATTTGAACTTGGATGCGCCCGCAAGAAACGCTCTTCGATTGGCTCAGTACAACCAGAACTTGCGCCAGGATAAcgtcaaggacaagaaggacgagAACGGTAGCAATGGCAACACCAACAATAACACgagcaacaacaacaacaataataacaaaaactcaaaagaaCCCATCACCCATATTCTCCTGGGCCACCTCCCGCATCACCCAGTGGCCGCCGTTGCTGGAGCACCGCCAGTCGAACACGTCCAAGCATACATGCCCTACCAGATCGTGACTCAGCCGTCGCTGGACCCTCAGGCGCCGCCAACTGCCGTTCCTGTTCCTCACCAAGCGCCGCCTGGAACAACGGCCACAATCTTGCAGTCTCCATACGGTCCGCTCTTGTCGTTTCAACCTGTGGGTGCTGTGGCCTACTCGCCAGTGCCGGTGCAAATTATGGCCCCACAGGTTCCGGTGATGTATGAGGATCCTTCTCTTATGCCACCGATGCAAGCGGCTCCTCATCCACCACCGccacctcctcctcctcctgctgctgctccaCCTGCTCCAGCAACTACGTCTCCACTCAATCCGTTGCCTAGCCGAGGCACCGCATCGATGACGAATCTGCCGCCCACAAAAAACAGCTCATATACTGATTTGAGTCGAGCCAACATGGCGCCTACGCTGCTCCCTTCGCTGCTCCCACTGGTTTCTATTGCTGGAGGAGCCGCTGAAACGGTGCCTCCACCCCAACTCCCTCAGTTGGTGGTTTCTGATCCAGCACACTATTCGTCGATGTCTTCAGCAAATGGGCTGCCTGCAAACGGGTACGCTCCGGCGATCAAACAAGAGCACGAGCCTGTGAAGCTTCCCAGCATCCAGACGCAGCCCCCAAAACTGACTACCCATTCGACGGTGGCCTCTGCAGGGAACTAG
- the MLH1 gene encoding mismatch repair ATPase MLH1 encodes MAIKKLDPSVINRIAAGEIIIQPSNALKELLENSIDAGATSVDILVKDGGLKLLQITDNGCGIAVEDMPLLCERFATSKLSSFDDLESLATYGFRGEALASISHIARLSVVSKTPGSQLAYKAFYTGGQLATPKFKVESSDKTAPRPVAGKDGTQITVEDLFYNVPSRLRSMKSKSDEFASILDVVGKYAIHTDGVGFSCKKFGESTPALATRPQAALKERLRTVFGVSVASDIIEFSKDGPLEEYGLAKVSGAITGLNYNNKRRAIPVFFINNRLVTCDPLKRALLSLYSVFLPKGNYPFFYLSLEIKPQNVDVNIHPTKREVRFLHEEEIIEWITGLVHDTLSSHDTSRTFKQSTFKRVTEGVDDVATQAKKYRQENKLVRVDASQPKLEAFVSKEPRSITSILDEARHTEDEASESSQETERKEIDLDSIRELRQEVRDKVDRPLTNVFNNLVYVGVVDSTRRLCCFQYDVKLFLCDYAAVLAEFYYQVGLTEFANFGRFILEPAMSLEEILSPLYDKRTDLVPRQDVVSTITSMTDMFREYFQIDVSEGILRCVPLLLAGAEPAPSKLPFFLYRLGTKVDYSNEKICLSQILHELALLYVPPPVDQIHCNPISDSLENFVFPQVRSRLVAPATLMDHIVQLADLPGLYKVFERC; translated from the coding sequence ATGGCAATCAAAAAACTCGACCCCCTGGTGATCAACAGGATTGCCGCTGGAGAGATCATCATCCAGCCATCGAACGCGCTCAAAGAGTTACTCGAGAACTCGATAGACGCTGGTGCTACAAGTGTCGACATTCTTGTCAAGGATGGCGGCTTGAAACTTCTACAGATCACAGATAACGGCTGCGGTATTGCCGTGGAGGATATGCCTTTGCTTTGTGAACGATTTGCTACATCGAAGCTCTCGCTGttcgatgatcttgaaagTTTGGCCACTTACGGGTTTCGTGGCGAGGCATTGGCGTCCATTTCGCACATTGCAAGGTTGAGCGTGGTGCTGAAGACCCCAGGGTCTCAATTGGCTTATAAGGCGTTTTATACGGGCGGTCAATTGGCCACACCAAAGTTCAAAGTGGAAAGCAGCGACAAGACTGCTCCTAGACCGGTTGCCGGAAAAGACGGAACACAAATCACCGTGGAGGATTTATTCTACAATGTTCCCTCCCGTCTTCGTCTGATGAAACTGAAGCTGGACGAATTTGCTCTGATCTTGGACGTTGTGGGCAAGTACGCAATCCATACTGATGGTGTGGGGTTCAGCTGCAAGAAATTTGGGGAGTCGACACCAGCTTTAGCCACGAGACCACAGGCAGCGCTCAAAGAGCGCTTGCGAACTGTTTTTGGCGTGAGTGTGGCCAGTGATATAATTGAGTTCTCGAAGGACGGTCCCTTGGAAGAGTACGGGCTTGCCAAAGTCAGCGGAGCCATTACTGGACTAAactacaacaacaaaagaagagccatACCTGTGTTTTTCATAAATAACAGGCTTGTGACGTGTGATCCTCTCAAAAGGGCTCTTCTCTCCTTATACCTGGTATTTCTACCTAAAGGCAATTATCCGTTCTTCTACTTGAGTTTGGAGATCAAACCACAAAACGTTGATGTCAACATTCATCCTACGAAGCGTGAAGTACGCTTTTTACACGAGGAAGAGATCATTGAGTGGATTACGGGCCTTGTTCACGATACGCTTTCATCACACGACACTTCACGAACATTCAAACAAAGCACGTTCAAGAGAGTCACTGAGGGTGTTGACGATGTGGCCACCCAGGCGAAGAAGTATAGACAAGAGAATAAGCTTGTTCGAGTTGATGCATCTCAACCTAAACTAGAGGCTTTTGTGTCCAAGGAACCCCGGAGCATTACCAGCATTTTAGACGAGGCAAGACACACGGAGGATGAAGCAAGTGAGAGCTCTCAAGAAACAGAGCGAAAAGAGATTGATCTTGACAGTATCAGAGAGCTTCGTCAAGAAGTGCGAGATAAAGTGGACCGTCCCCTTACCAACGTGTTTAATAATTTGGTGTATGTGGGAGTGGTGGATAGCACGCGAAGACTTTGTTGTTTCCAATACGATGTAAAACTTTTCTTATGTGACTACGCTGCCGTGCTTGCGGAATTTTACTACCAGGTTGGCCTCACTGAGTTTGCAAACTTTGGCCGCTTCATACTTGAGCCAGCCATGCTGTTGGAGGAGATATTGAGCCCCCTCTATGATAAGCGCACTGACCTCGTTCCCCGCCAGGATGTTGTGTCTACTATTACTTCTATGACCGATATGTTCAGAGAATACTTCCAAATCGACGTGAGTGAAGGAATACTTCGTTGCGTGCCCTTGCTCTTGGCCGGCGCAGAACCAGCCCCATCGAAGTTGCCTTTTTTCCTCTACAGGTTAGGCACGAAAGTCGACTACCTGAACGAGAAAATCTGTCTTTCACAAATCTTACACGAGTTGGCCCTTTTGTACGTTCCACCACCAGTGGACCAAATCCACTGCAATCCCATAAGCGATCTGCTAGAGAACTTTGTGTTTCCCCAAGTGAGACTGCGTCTCGTTGCCCCTGCAACGCTCATGGACCATATTGTCCAGTTAGCCGATCTCCCGGGCCTTTACAAAGTATTCGAAAGATGCTAA
- a CDS encoding Smc5-Smc6 complex subunit NSE4: MSESDLESVAQNIDNISNNLKTRGIGVIAEAYEQYQKEVAKAEALAYKGEAGKVVMDKINELAQIFAQVTQNDIKELPMFMKDSEALKKTAAFAALNAEHIRFGDYSESITVEEFVDAAKKYMNPDHFEEGERAVEEAVNSDQAAANELFNSFDWRKLGTMFYSLGYKPIQSQFLYGPLATQRRRLGPRTRNVDDTLNTQGKTTAQKVSVEEIHTDPEQSTSHMVRSIYRQLVTKSAEEKLNFFVFFLNPFSFAQSVENLFYISFLVRDGKIRLDSDEDGTPYVEVLDEGDTADDGAPISHHIATFDHTTWRQLVAQYNITEPFIPHRDVPEDEDLPSTP; encoded by the coding sequence ATGAGCGAATCTGATCTCGAGAGTGTGGCCCAAAACATCGACAATATCTCTAACAACCTCAAGACCCGCGGGATCGGTGTAATTGCTGAGGCATATGAGCAATATCAGAAAGAGGTGGCAAAGGCAGAGGCCTTAGCATACAAGGGGGAGGCAGGAAAGGTTGTCATGGATAAGATCAATGAATTAGCGCAGATCTTTGCCCAAGTGACACAGAACGATATCAAGGAATTGCCCATGTTCATGAAGGATTCAGaggcgttgaagaagacagcGGCGTTTGCTGCGTTGAACGCTGAACATATACGGTTTGGAGACTACAGCGAGTCCATCACTGTCGAAgagtttgttgatgctgcTAAGAAGTACATGAACCCTGATCACTTTGAGGAAGGAGAGAGAGCGGTGGAGGAAGCTGTCAATAGTGACCAAGCAGCGGCCAATGAGTTATTTAATTCGTTTGACTGGAGGAAGTTGGGCACGATGTTCTACCTGTTGGGGTATAAGCCTATCCAGTCGCAGTTTCTCTACGGGCCTTTGGCTACTCAAAGGAGGAGATTGGGTCCCAGAACAAGGAATGTGGATGATACACTAAATACACAGGGGAAAACCACAGCGCAGAAGGTGTCGGTGGAGGAAATCCATACAGACCCAGAACAGAGCACATCTCATATGGTGAGAAGCATATACAGACAATTGGTGACGAAGAGCGCCGAAGAGAAATTGAATTTCTTCgtattcttcttgaaccCATTTTCATTCGCGCAGCTGGTGGAGAACTTGTTTTATATTAGTTTCCTTGTCAGAGATGGAAAGATCCGTCTAGATAGCGACGAAGACGGCACCCCCTATGTGGAGGTGCTTGACGAGGGAGATACAGCTGACGACGGTGCTCCCATTTCACATCATATTGCCACTTTTGACCACACCACATGGAGGCAGCTTGTTGCTCAGTACAACATCACCGAGCCTTTCATTCCTCATCGGGATGTTCCTGAAGACGAGGATCTTCCGTCCACCCCGtga